Proteins encoded by one window of Synechococcus sp. MVIR-18-1:
- a CDS encoding carbamoyl-phosphate synthase, whose translation MLRRLSLGLLASAISVAALPAIAQEDGSADDLGVMSISLKDVVKPTFGFQGALQGAGTPNQAGIGGFLPLSVGENSVWFLDVLANANFADYENNSSIMNTQVAGTTISTSSRLGYRWLNSDRNWMYGLNAGYDSRPMNTGATDYGIPLFGTERNVFFQQVAVNAEAVSNDWNFNAYALIPVGDTEQILNWAFDGGALDTYGIDVGYFITPALNASVGYYYQQGDLGSADGSGVLGRVAYEVSSGLIAGVNFSYDEAFETRVSADLKVRFGGASTTAHRKVVQQQPVISALTMSPENRDVRVHDSLWGDIKGGFDDVADVADDVASGVEDAADYTASELRAIARAAIKEARIAAKNRELLEDLEGDATEFAEAAGEACVEGLCEAAAI comes from the coding sequence ATGCTGCGTCGTCTCTCCCTGGGGCTGTTGGCTTCTGCCATCTCTGTTGCTGCTCTGCCTGCCATTGCCCAAGAGGACGGCAGTGCTGATGACCTTGGTGTGATGAGCATCAGCCTTAAGGATGTGGTCAAGCCCACCTTTGGTTTTCAAGGTGCTTTGCAGGGTGCAGGAACACCTAACCAGGCAGGCATTGGTGGGTTCTTACCTCTCTCTGTTGGCGAGAACAGCGTTTGGTTCCTGGATGTCCTGGCTAATGCCAACTTTGCTGATTACGAGAACAACAGCAGCATCATGAATACGCAAGTTGCTGGCACCACGATCAGCACCTCATCACGGCTTGGATACCGCTGGCTGAATAGTGATCGCAACTGGATGTATGGGCTGAATGCTGGTTATGACAGCCGCCCAATGAATACAGGTGCAACTGATTATGGAATTCCTTTATTTGGGACTGAGCGGAATGTTTTCTTCCAGCAGGTAGCCGTTAATGCAGAGGCTGTTTCAAATGATTGGAATTTCAATGCTTATGCATTAATTCCTGTCGGTGATACCGAGCAGATTCTGAATTGGGCTTTTGATGGGGGCGCACTCGATACTTATGGAATCGATGTTGGCTATTTCATAACGCCTGCACTTAATGCCTCTGTTGGTTACTACTACCAGCAAGGCGATCTCGGTTCTGCAGATGGCTCTGGCGTTCTCGGACGAGTTGCGTATGAAGTCAGCAGTGGATTAATAGCAGGAGTGAATTTCTCCTACGATGAAGCATTTGAGACAAGAGTTTCAGCTGATCTGAAGGTTCGCTTTGGTGGTGCAAGTACAACAGCACATCGCAAAGTTGTTCAACAACAACCTGTGATCAGTGCATTAACTATGTCGCCTGAAAACAGAGATGTACGAGTCCATGATAGCCTTTGGGGTGACATTAAAGGCGGCTTTGATGATGTCGCCGATGTCGCTGATGATGTCGCCTCGGGCGTAGAGGATGCCGCTGACTACACGGCTAGTGAGCTTCGAGCCATAGCACGAGCAGCAATTAAAGAAGCCAGAATAGCTGCAAAAAACAGGGAACTCTTAGAAGACCTCGAAGGCGACGCAACAGAATTTGCCGAAGCCGCGGGTGAAGCATGTGTTGAGGGACTTTGCGAAGCTGCAGCTATATGA
- a CDS encoding DUF3854 domain-containing protein, giving the protein MPKLRKDHVEYLRKRGVKTELPENNYFSDGCHLGIRYLDPEGKPYIDSNGDDYIVRRLFPTGKPKFKAPKGSGSRPYFSPLMPDGYLDNISVPLVFIEGPVKVDSCYEHIPTGFCFVGLTGTWNTRDRRDETGKWESENDTRLLPELKAIPMRGRKVIILFDSDIEDNISVDEAAGDIGKWTRNRGARPYRCQLPSEPDGRKNGADDFLVRHGAQALEDLLAAAEVEGWPLPASLLTHEGDLKRSYTPAERKRLIKALAEINDVETVDATCSVLATKLRVKMSQLLADIDDYRAGTTENGFLGSAEDLEGDDDIDGSWVIPFLLPKEETIVISADPGTGKSLFAYSIAAAVAMGTDFLGFPVKRGVPLILQLEEGGTFGRRVKAIGLAKSEFCDGLEVGKDWFFSKTFDLAKGRHVEQLKLLIRNNVDLVIVDSARAVARSLSVDENHADFGKLVIRKIAKFINDCGKSGIIIHHNNGAGKASGTKDTPAGVWGLFNLKAVEGDEELRTLQTDKKRETSILWQLRLQRTELIDGLPNGWAWTLDSDLSHMAPDQSWRTKFQNLLKLQEKPIGLRDAEQLMGLSSDEGNTLRSSVGRDTACRRWLVQKPRQGVAGLYFMPHEFRNSFQQKPQKEKGVQTRERHPLIKEEEMLEVGEEGSSPLLPELLTTLPMCIQPSTAEGNDFQQNTPDLSGVSLSPPSLNGHTDAFWKIVKDSPGLLPVQIANKFQHVTKRTISGAQAKALIAEGPPVYEFDDDEEI; this is encoded by the coding sequence ATGCCAAAGCTCCGAAAAGATCACGTCGAATACCTGAGAAAAAGAGGAGTCAAAACAGAGCTGCCTGAAAACAATTATTTCAGTGATGGCTGCCATCTTGGTATTCGCTACCTCGACCCTGAGGGCAAGCCATACATAGACAGCAACGGCGATGATTACATCGTCAGACGTTTGTTCCCTACAGGTAAGCCCAAATTCAAAGCGCCAAAAGGAAGTGGTTCGCGACCTTATTTCAGCCCGTTGATGCCTGATGGCTACCTCGACAACATCAGCGTCCCGTTGGTGTTTATCGAAGGTCCAGTCAAGGTTGATAGCTGTTACGAGCACATCCCAACTGGGTTCTGTTTTGTCGGGCTAACTGGAACTTGGAATACCAGAGACCGTCGCGACGAAACCGGTAAATGGGAATCAGAAAATGACACCCGTTTGCTGCCTGAACTAAAGGCAATTCCGATGCGTGGTCGCAAGGTCATCATCCTGTTTGATTCTGATATTGAAGACAACATCAGCGTTGATGAAGCAGCAGGCGACATTGGTAAATGGACCCGTAATCGTGGCGCTCGTCCTTATCGTTGCCAGCTTCCAAGCGAACCTGATGGCAGAAAGAATGGAGCCGATGATTTCCTTGTTCGTCATGGCGCACAGGCTTTAGAGGACCTCTTAGCCGCTGCTGAGGTTGAAGGATGGCCCTTGCCTGCATCTTTACTTACGCATGAAGGTGATTTGAAGCGCAGCTACACACCAGCAGAACGGAAACGTCTGATAAAAGCACTCGCTGAAATAAACGATGTTGAGACTGTTGACGCCACCTGTTCCGTTCTTGCAACCAAACTGCGAGTCAAAATGAGTCAGCTATTGGCTGACATCGACGATTACAGAGCTGGAACTACTGAAAACGGTTTCCTTGGTTCAGCCGAAGACCTTGAAGGTGATGACGACATCGATGGCAGTTGGGTGATTCCGTTCCTGCTGCCGAAGGAAGAAACCATCGTTATCAGCGCTGACCCAGGAACAGGGAAATCATTGTTCGCTTATTCCATCGCGGCAGCCGTCGCAATGGGAACCGACTTCCTTGGCTTCCCCGTCAAGAGAGGTGTTCCCTTAATCCTGCAACTTGAAGAAGGCGGCACCTTTGGTAGACGCGTCAAAGCAATTGGACTGGCTAAGAGTGAGTTCTGTGATGGCTTGGAAGTCGGTAAGGATTGGTTCTTTAGCAAGACGTTTGACCTCGCAAAAGGACGTCATGTTGAACAACTGAAGCTTCTGATTCGCAACAACGTCGACTTGGTGATTGTTGACTCTGCTCGTGCTGTTGCTCGCAGCCTGAGCGTTGACGAGAACCATGCTGACTTTGGAAAGCTGGTGATTCGCAAAATTGCCAAGTTCATCAACGATTGCGGCAAGTCTGGAATCATCATTCACCACAACAACGGTGCAGGTAAAGCCAGCGGGACGAAAGACACCCCTGCTGGTGTGTGGGGTCTGTTCAATCTCAAAGCCGTTGAAGGTGATGAAGAGCTGCGGACATTGCAGACCGACAAGAAGCGCGAGACAAGCATCTTGTGGCAGCTGCGCTTACAGCGAACTGAGTTAATCGATGGCTTGCCAAACGGTTGGGCTTGGACTCTTGATTCCGATCTGAGTCACATGGCTCCAGACCAAAGCTGGCGGACCAAGTTTCAAAACCTTTTGAAGCTGCAAGAGAAGCCCATCGGGCTTCGTGATGCAGAACAGTTGATGGGGCTTTCTTCTGATGAAGGAAACACCCTCAGAAGCTCTGTCGGTCGTGACACTGCTTGCCGTCGATGGTTAGTTCAAAAGCCACGCCAAGGGGTTGCTGGTCTGTACTTCATGCCGCATGAGTTCAGAAATAGCTTCCAACAAAAGCCACAAAAAGAGAAAGGGGTTCAAACAAGAGAGAGACACCCCCTAATAAAAGAGGAAGAAATGTTGGAAGTAGGTGAAGAAGGTAGTTCACCACTACTTCCTGAACTTCTAACAACACTTCCAATGTGCATCCAACCTTCAACAGCTGAAGGCAATGACTTCCAACAAAACACCCCAGACCTTTCCGGGGTGTCTCTCTCTCCCCCCTCCTTGAACGGTCACACCGATGCCTTCTGGAAAATCGTCAAAGACAGCCCTGGTTTGTTGCCTGTTCAGATCGCCAACAAGTTTCAACACGTCACCAAGCGCACCATCTCCGGCGCACAAGCCAAGGCATTAATTGCCGAAGGTCCACCCGTCTACGAGTTCGACGATGACGAAGAAATCTGA
- a CDS encoding PAS domain-containing protein, translated as MSNSWTPGAVDALRQQHNLPFVRTDAQGQVVEFNERFRIIYGWDDRLVGQTIGMILPASFRELHHAGFSRFKLTETSKLVNHPLELATICGDGAEIRSEHFIVAERCDEGGWSFAATLRPLEGPHAC; from the coding sequence ATGTCCAATTCCTGGACCCCTGGCGCGGTTGATGCGTTAAGGCAGCAACACAATCTTCCTTTTGTCCGAACGGATGCGCAGGGGCAGGTGGTCGAGTTCAACGAACGCTTTCGCATTATTTATGGCTGGGACGATCGTTTAGTAGGGCAAACGATTGGGATGATCTTGCCCGCATCCTTCCGTGAGCTTCATCATGCAGGTTTCTCACGCTTCAAACTCACGGAGACCTCCAAGCTTGTCAATCATCCCCTTGAGCTGGCGACGATTTGTGGTGATGGAGCTGAGATTCGTAGTGAACACTTCATCGTTGCTGAACGCTGTGATGAGGGTGGATGGAGCTTTGCGGCAACGCTGAGGCCCCTGGAAGGCCCCCATGCTTGCTGA
- a CDS encoding HAMP domain-containing sensor histidine kinase, with protein sequence MLAEDSFSGSAEAESRALIQQMSQSLGLLRVAFDSTGEAMLIVDESSAVRWANQQAADLWGGGITLQMVGRPLSALLQFHHLDRSPLEDEEPSHPLQQALSAEGRSSYLIQALSAPATEKMQLITRSVSWRQIMQMDQSFVLLIFRDLEPLEKALARQRQFINNLAHELRTPLAIITGNLHRMRRKKQFSGNIQQSLSDATEETQRIGALVDNLLLLSELDTDYRRWTLQIDSLMNFVDRWIVMLNPESRGLLHIVTVNESDDYRVQLDQDAFHLILDNLLNNSRRFCRSQPSIEIRLVQTVSQILLQFIDDGPGINNDDHCVAVFERFNRIEEHRNADMTDGSGLGLPLVKSLMEGMGGSVSCSSAKEQIGVGRQGLVVTLYFPRHKSSLGMKSSI encoded by the coding sequence ATGCTTGCTGAAGACAGCTTCTCAGGGTCAGCAGAAGCAGAGTCCAGAGCTCTGATTCAGCAGATGAGTCAGTCGCTTGGGCTCCTAAGAGTTGCATTCGATTCCACGGGTGAAGCGATGTTGATCGTCGACGAATCCTCTGCAGTGCGTTGGGCTAATCAGCAAGCTGCAGATCTTTGGGGAGGAGGAATCACATTGCAGATGGTTGGTAGGCCTCTTTCAGCCTTGCTGCAGTTTCATCACCTGGATCGAAGCCCCTTGGAGGATGAAGAGCCCAGTCACCCCTTACAACAAGCCCTATCTGCTGAAGGTCGTTCGTCCTATCTCATCCAAGCCCTATCTGCTCCTGCTACTGAAAAGATGCAATTGATCACACGATCGGTGAGTTGGCGTCAGATTATGCAAATGGATCAAAGCTTTGTTTTGCTGATTTTTCGTGATCTTGAACCCTTAGAGAAAGCCTTAGCAAGACAACGTCAATTTATCAATAATCTTGCTCATGAGTTACGAACTCCGCTAGCAATTATTACTGGCAATCTACATCGGATGAGGCGTAAAAAACAGTTTTCTGGCAATATTCAGCAATCTTTGTCTGATGCTACGGAGGAAACACAACGCATTGGCGCTCTTGTTGATAATCTTTTGTTGCTTTCTGAGCTTGATACTGATTACCGCCGCTGGACGTTGCAAATCGATAGCTTGATGAATTTTGTCGATCGATGGATTGTCATGCTAAATCCTGAATCAAGAGGCTTGCTGCATATCGTTACGGTGAATGAATCTGATGACTACCGGGTTCAGCTGGATCAAGATGCTTTTCATCTGATCCTCGATAACCTTCTCAATAATAGTCGTCGTTTTTGTCGTTCTCAGCCCTCAATAGAGATCCGCTTGGTTCAAACAGTGTCTCAGATCCTCCTGCAATTCATAGATGATGGTCCTGGTATCAATAATGACGATCATTGCGTTGCAGTCTTTGAGCGATTTAACCGTATTGAGGAGCATCGAAATGCAGACATGACAGATGGAAGTGGGCTAGGCCTTCCTTTGGTGAAGAGTTTGATGGAGGGAATGGGCGGGTCGGTAAGTTGTTCATCTGCCAAAGAACAAATTGGTGTAGGTCGTCAGGGCCTTGTTGTGACATTGTATTTTCCACGCCATAAATCATCGCTTGGGATGAAAAGCTCTATTTAG
- a CDS encoding response regulator transcription factor produces MKCVAVVDDDPRLRELIRDELIDEGVEAVVCSDGEALLELLDQRQIDLILLDLMMPKMDGMTCLQRLNEHFNVVPVVVVTAFNEDDKRSEAKALGARDYILKPDLFELLPELLERYL; encoded by the coding sequence ATGAAATGCGTCGCCGTAGTTGACGATGATCCACGGTTACGTGAATTGATTCGAGATGAATTGATTGACGAGGGGGTTGAAGCTGTCGTTTGTTCAGATGGGGAAGCATTACTGGAACTCTTAGATCAACGACAGATTGATTTAATTTTACTCGATTTAATGATGCCGAAAATGGACGGCATGACCTGCCTACAACGGCTGAACGAGCACTTTAATGTTGTGCCTGTTGTAGTCGTCACTGCTTTTAATGAAGACGACAAACGCAGCGAAGCTAAGGCGCTTGGCGCTCGTGACTACATTCTAAAACCAGACTTATTTGAGCTACTACCTGAATTGCTCGAGCGTTATCTCTAA
- a CDS encoding gamma carbonic anhydrase family protein, with product MTPLGMNSFWPHPSIAADAWIAPGAVLMADVTVSSGASIWPTAVARGDMAPIFIGARSNIQDGAVLHGDPNFPVHIAENVTIGHRAVVHGALLEAGCLIGIGAVVLNGVKVGRGALVAAGSVVTKDVPAQMLVAGVPAKVKRELSQEEIEDQWQHAHHYAELAAQWSQLLQNQTDCPLLIPASPDCP from the coding sequence ATGACCCCGTTAGGAATGAACAGCTTTTGGCCTCACCCGTCTATTGCTGCGGATGCCTGGATTGCACCAGGAGCCGTGCTGATGGCAGATGTGACTGTGAGTTCTGGGGCCAGCATTTGGCCAACGGCCGTTGCGCGTGGAGATATGGCACCCATCTTTATCGGTGCCCGCAGCAATATTCAGGATGGAGCTGTTTTGCACGGGGATCCAAATTTCCCGGTTCACATTGCTGAAAACGTGACGATTGGACATCGAGCGGTTGTTCATGGCGCCTTGTTGGAGGCTGGTTGTTTGATTGGTATCGGTGCCGTTGTGCTCAATGGCGTCAAAGTTGGGCGTGGAGCGCTCGTTGCTGCAGGGTCTGTCGTCACGAAGGATGTCCCAGCCCAAATGCTTGTGGCTGGTGTGCCCGCCAAGGTGAAACGTGAGCTGAGTCAAGAAGAGATTGAGGATCAATGGCAGCACGCACACCACTACGCCGAGCTAGCGGCGCAGTGGTCTCAATTGCTGCAAAACCAAACGGACTGCCCACTGTTGATCCCGGCTTCTCCCGACTGTCCTTAA
- a CDS encoding photosystem II protein Y yields MDLRLVLVASPILLALAWAGFNIGRAAVGQLQLMIKRSRA; encoded by the coding sequence ATGGACCTTCGGCTCGTGCTCGTGGCTTCTCCGATCCTTTTGGCACTTGCCTGGGCTGGGTTCAATATCGGTCGTGCTGCTGTTGGTCAGCTGCAGTTGATGATCAAACGAAGCCGGGCTTGA
- the trmFO gene encoding FADH(2)-oxidizing methylenetetrahydrofolate--tRNA-(uracil(54)-C(5))-methyltransferase TrmFO — protein MSEQSSVVVIGAGLAGTEAAWQVAKAGVPVTLWEMRPIKRSPAHHSSEFAELVCSNSFGALSSDRAAGLLQEELRRLGSLVIQTADHHSVPAGGALAVDRGRYSAALTSLLDEHPLVTIRREEQLTLPDPDQITVLATGPLTSEALADDLRAFTGRDDCHFFDAASPIVEGESIDMSRAFRASRYDKGDADYINCPMDRDQFLAFRTALLEAEQAELKDFDQNSATFFEGCLPIEELARRGEDTMRYGPLKPIGLWDPRWGDVTDRDVRRAKRAYAVVQLRQEDKDGRLWNLVGFQTNLKWGEQKRVLRLIPGLEQADFVRFGVMHRNTFLEAPELLEPTLQFRRRLHLLAAGQITGTEGYAAAVAGGWLAGTNAARLVQGQDPIQLPHTTMIGALTHFISEAPSGKFQPMPPNFGLMPELPERIRDKRARYGAYRDRALADLQRTIEKSQVAHVACTA, from the coding sequence TTGAGCGAACAGTCTTCGGTTGTTGTGATTGGTGCTGGTCTTGCCGGTACTGAAGCTGCTTGGCAGGTCGCAAAAGCAGGTGTTCCCGTCACGCTCTGGGAAATGCGTCCGATCAAGCGGTCGCCTGCCCATCACAGCTCTGAGTTCGCTGAACTTGTTTGCAGCAATAGCTTTGGAGCTCTCAGCAGTGACCGTGCAGCAGGTTTATTGCAGGAAGAATTAAGACGTCTTGGATCACTTGTGATCCAAACGGCGGATCATCATTCCGTTCCGGCGGGTGGGGCTCTCGCTGTCGATCGTGGCCGTTACAGCGCTGCACTCACGTCTCTCCTAGATGAGCATCCCTTGGTGACGATTCGTCGAGAAGAGCAGCTAACGCTTCCTGATCCTGATCAGATCACCGTGTTGGCCACAGGTCCTCTCACCAGTGAAGCGTTGGCCGATGATTTACGCGCGTTCACCGGCCGAGACGATTGCCATTTTTTCGACGCGGCCAGTCCGATCGTTGAAGGTGAAAGTATCGATATGTCCAGGGCTTTTCGGGCCAGCCGCTACGACAAAGGCGACGCCGATTACATCAATTGCCCGATGGATCGAGACCAGTTTCTGGCATTTCGAACGGCTCTCTTGGAGGCCGAACAGGCCGAACTCAAGGACTTTGACCAAAACAGTGCCACTTTTTTCGAGGGCTGCTTGCCAATTGAAGAGTTGGCCCGTCGTGGGGAGGACACGATGCGTTATGGGCCGCTCAAGCCCATTGGTTTGTGGGATCCGCGCTGGGGAGACGTGACTGATCGTGATGTGCGCCGCGCAAAACGGGCCTATGCCGTTGTGCAATTGCGACAGGAAGACAAGGACGGTCGACTCTGGAATCTCGTGGGTTTCCAGACCAATCTCAAGTGGGGGGAACAGAAACGGGTGCTGCGTTTGATCCCAGGCTTAGAGCAGGCCGATTTCGTTCGTTTTGGGGTGATGCATCGCAACACCTTTTTGGAGGCACCAGAACTATTGGAGCCAACTCTCCAGTTCCGCCGCCGCCTTCATCTGCTTGCCGCCGGCCAAATCACAGGCACTGAGGGCTATGCCGCCGCTGTTGCCGGAGGCTGGTTGGCTGGCACAAATGCAGCACGGTTGGTTCAGGGGCAAGACCCGATTCAGTTGCCTCACACCACGATGATCGGAGCACTCACCCATTTCATCAGTGAGGCACCATCGGGCAAATTCCAACCGATGCCTCCAAATTTCGGCTTGATGCCTGAACTTCCGGAGCGCATTAGAGATAAACGCGCCCGTTACGGCGCTTACCGCGACAGAGCTTTGGCAGATCTTCAGCGAACCATTGAGAAGAGCCAGGTCGCTCATGTCGCTTGCACCGCTTAA
- the crtH gene encoding carotenoid isomerase, with the protein MPDWDVIVIGSGIGGLVTASQLAAKGAKTLVLERYLIPGGSGGSFRREGYTFDVGASMIFGFGEKGHTNLLTRALADVGQRCATVPDAVQLEYHLPDGLTMAVDRDYDDFITRMSARFPHEAKGIRAFYETCWQVFRCLDAMPLLSLEDPAYLAKVFFKAPLACLGLARWLPFNVGDVAKKHIKDENLLRLIDMECFCWSVMPADRTPMINAGMVFSDRHAGGINYPKGGVGVIAEKLVAGLEANGGEIRYKHRVTNVLIEQGQAVGVRLANGEELRAKRIVSNATRWDTFAGEGSAQSTLVGPEHTPAAETTWRKRYQPSSSFLSLHLGVDASVVPKGFHCHHLLLEDWAEMEAEQGVVFVSMPSLLDPSLAPAGRHILHTFTQSDMCHWKGLSPSAYAEKKQHDADRLIDRLEALLPGLKSAIEFKEIGTPRTHRRFLGRMGGSYGPVPANRLPGLLPMPFNRTGLKNLYCVGDSCFPGQGLNAVAFSGYACSHRIGADLGLNPWSLPA; encoded by the coding sequence ATGCCTGACTGGGACGTAATCGTGATCGGATCCGGGATCGGTGGCCTGGTCACAGCATCACAACTGGCTGCCAAGGGAGCGAAGACCTTGGTCCTCGAGCGTTATCTGATTCCTGGGGGATCTGGAGGCAGCTTTCGGCGGGAGGGATACACCTTCGATGTGGGTGCTTCGATGATTTTTGGATTTGGAGAGAAGGGGCATACCAACCTGCTAACCAGAGCCCTGGCCGACGTTGGTCAGCGCTGCGCGACGGTTCCTGACGCTGTGCAGCTCGAATATCACCTGCCAGATGGTCTCACCATGGCCGTGGACAGGGACTACGACGACTTCATTACGCGAATGAGTGCCCGTTTTCCCCATGAAGCCAAGGGGATTCGCGCGTTTTACGAGACCTGCTGGCAGGTGTTTCGTTGTTTAGATGCGATGCCATTGCTCTCTTTGGAGGATCCGGCCTATCTCGCAAAAGTGTTTTTTAAGGCCCCACTTGCTTGCCTTGGTTTGGCTCGGTGGCTTCCCTTCAATGTTGGTGATGTGGCCAAGAAGCACATCAAGGATGAGAATCTTTTGCGTTTGATCGATATGGAATGTTTCTGCTGGTCGGTGATGCCAGCAGATCGCACACCCATGATCAATGCCGGAATGGTGTTCTCCGATCGGCATGCCGGTGGCATCAACTATCCGAAAGGTGGCGTGGGTGTGATCGCTGAAAAACTCGTGGCTGGCCTGGAGGCCAATGGCGGCGAAATTCGCTACAAACATCGCGTGACCAACGTGTTGATTGAACAGGGTCAGGCCGTTGGGGTTCGCCTTGCTAATGGGGAGGAGCTGCGGGCCAAGCGGATCGTGAGCAATGCCACGCGCTGGGACACCTTCGCTGGGGAAGGTTCAGCACAGTCCACTCTGGTTGGCCCTGAGCACACGCCAGCCGCTGAAACCACTTGGCGCAAGCGCTACCAGCCTTCATCCTCATTCCTGTCTCTCCATCTCGGCGTTGATGCCTCGGTGGTTCCCAAGGGTTTTCATTGCCATCACCTTTTGCTTGAAGACTGGGCTGAGATGGAAGCGGAGCAAGGCGTGGTGTTTGTGTCGATGCCATCTCTTCTGGACCCTTCTTTGGCTCCAGCTGGACGTCACATCTTGCACACCTTTACGCAGAGCGATATGTGCCATTGGAAGGGGCTCTCTCCATCGGCTTATGCCGAGAAGAAACAGCACGATGCTGATCGCTTGATCGATCGTTTAGAAGCTCTCCTTCCTGGCTTGAAGAGCGCCATTGAATTCAAGGAAATTGGGACGCCCCGCACGCATCGGCGCTTCCTTGGTCGTATGGGCGGGAGCTACGGACCGGTTCCAGCGAACCGACTCCCTGGATTGTTGCCGATGCCGTTTAATCGCACCGGTTTGAAAAATCTGTATTGCGTTGGTGATTCTTGTTTCCCCGGCCAAGGGCTCAATGCCGTGGCTTTTAGTGGTTATGCCTGTAGCCACCGAATCGGGGCCGATCTTGGCCTGAACCCTTGGTCTCTCCCAGCTTGA
- a CDS encoding response regulator transcription factor, with protein sequence MVSTSQFVPSAGQPREPFRVLVVEPHPTLRTVLVQRLRQDGHLTAAVSSPAEAQELCQDQSPDLLVCAELLEQSSALRLAQQLRAPVIVLTARTGAEPVVGLLDDGADDVLRKPFGLEELAARCRTLLKRGHSGLQERVSVGPLEVHLLLRQVTLREKPVELSPREFALLCALLMPPGMVRSRQELLRMAWPPFSGGPRSVDTQVLTLRRKLEQAGLGDGGGITTVRQQGYRFSLENIRD encoded by the coding sequence TTGGTCTCCACCTCACAATTTGTGCCGTCTGCAGGTCAGCCTCGAGAACCGTTCAGGGTTCTAGTGGTTGAGCCCCATCCCACGCTGCGAACTGTTCTGGTTCAACGTCTGCGTCAAGACGGTCACCTGACGGCAGCGGTTTCATCCCCTGCTGAAGCTCAGGAGCTTTGCCAAGACCAATCTCCTGATTTATTGGTTTGCGCTGAGCTCCTCGAGCAAAGTTCTGCTTTGCGCTTGGCCCAGCAATTGCGCGCACCTGTCATCGTTTTAACCGCTCGTACCGGTGCTGAGCCGGTCGTAGGACTTCTTGATGACGGAGCTGACGATGTGCTCCGCAAGCCCTTCGGGCTTGAAGAGCTTGCTGCACGCTGTCGCACCTTGCTTAAACGCGGCCACAGCGGCCTTCAGGAGCGCGTCAGCGTGGGGCCCTTAGAAGTTCATCTCCTGCTGCGACAGGTCACCCTGCGCGAGAAGCCTGTTGAGCTGAGCCCTAGGGAATTCGCCTTGCTCTGCGCCCTGTTGATGCCACCCGGAATGGTGCGGAGTCGTCAGGAATTGCTCCGCATGGCCTGGCCCCCCTTCAGTGGAGGTCCCAGATCCGTTGACACCCAAGTGCTCACACTGCGGCGCAAACTTGAGCAAGCAGGGCTAGGAGATGGGGGAGGTATCACGACCGTTCGCCAGCAGGGCTACCGATTCAGTCTTGAAAACATCAGGGACTGA
- a CDS encoding DUF6761 family protein, with the protein MTSLQHPEAIRHFQSLCDACQELTTRYHSPSELRLYADGYLHALRRSSALETREMARLESLVERWIMDPSSFIGPDGDVSTLYSHPHRDW; encoded by the coding sequence ATGACATCCCTTCAGCATCCGGAAGCCATTCGACACTTCCAATCGCTGTGCGATGCCTGTCAAGAGCTAACCACCAGATATCACAGCCCATCTGAGCTGAGGCTGTATGCCGATGGGTATTTGCATGCGTTGAGGCGCAGTAGTGCACTGGAAACGCGCGAAATGGCTCGCCTTGAGTCGCTTGTTGAGCGGTGGATCATGGACCCATCAAGCTTCATTGGGCCCGATGGGGACGTCAGCACGCTGTACAGCCATCCCCATCGCGATTGGTGA
- the grxD gene encoding Grx4 family monothiol glutaredoxin, which yields MDSQTKERIQTLIQSSPIFVFMKGTKLMPQCGFSNNVVQILNALGMSFETFDVLSDMEIRQGIKDFSEWPTIPQIYVKGEFMGGSDILIEMYNSGELKEKLEIELAS from the coding sequence ATGGATTCCCAAACGAAAGAGCGCATTCAAACGCTGATCCAGTCCAGTCCAATTTTTGTGTTCATGAAGGGCACAAAATTAATGCCTCAGTGCGGCTTTTCAAACAATGTCGTGCAAATTCTCAATGCCCTCGGCATGAGTTTTGAGACCTTTGATGTGTTGTCTGACATGGAAATTCGTCAGGGCATCAAGGATTTCTCAGAATGGCCCACGATTCCTCAGATTTATGTCAAAGGGGAATTTATGGGTGGATCCGACATCTTGATCGAGATGTACAACAGCGGCGAGCTAAAGGAAAAGCTCGAGATCGAGCTCGCCAGCTAA